A genome region from Gouania willdenowi chromosome 9, fGouWil2.1, whole genome shotgun sequence includes the following:
- the pold2 gene encoding DNA polymerase delta subunit 2: MFSDLSAQTGGSSLLCRPPSEDQAPVFERMSVDYSPCSERYRVGERSFNRQYAHIYAARLMQMRPLLSLRAQHKWGSDVLIRKLCDLQTGEQCCIVGTLFKRMELQPSILKEISEEHNLLPQPARTKYISDTDELILEDELQRIKLEGKIDKDRCVTGSVIAIYGAEQNDGKFTVEDFCTADLPPQTVRPTLSSDRFVLLASGLGLGSSHADSMLGLQLLVDMVTGQLGELGEQSGAATIFRVLLAGNLLSSNTQDKDSSTKAKYLTKKTQAGSVDAIRLLDELLFQLVASVPVDVMPGEFDPTNFTLPQQPLHRCMFPLSSSYPTLHLASNPYQADIDGVRFLGTSGRNVCDIQRYSSMENHLEILEETLRLRHLAPTAPDTLSCYPFYQKDPFILEECPHVYFSGNAATFGSKVIKGPDGQEVLLVSVPDFSSTQTACLVNLRTLDCEPVSFSAFSTDQDEDSEMNISH, translated from the exons ATGTTCTCCGACCTGAGTGCTCAGACAGGAGGATCCTCTCTCCTCTGCCGCCCGCCTTCTGAGGACCAGGCCCCGGTGTTTGAGAGGATGTCTGTGGACTACAGTCCGTGTTCTGAGCGCTACAGGGTGGGAGAGAGGAGCTTTAACCGGCAGTACGCGCACATTTATGCTGCCAGGCTGATGCAGATGAGGCCTCTGCTGTCACTGAGAGCTCAGCACAAATGGG GATCCGACGTGCTGATCAGGAAGCTGTGTGATCTACAAACAGGGGAGcagtgttgcattgtgggaactCTCTTTAAGCGCATGGAGTTACAGCCATCGATTCTGAAAGAGATCAGTGAAGAG CACAATCTGCTGCCTCAGCCGGCACGAACCAAGTACATCAGTGACACAGACGAGCTGATTCTGGAGGACGAACTTCAGAGGATCAAACTAGAAGGAAAGATCGACAAGGACAGATGTGTCACAG GCAGTGTTATTGCTATTTATGGAGCTGAGCAGAATGATGGGAAGTTCACAGTTGAGGATTTTTGCACAGCAGATCTTCCTCCTCAAACTGTGAGACCAACACTCAGCTCTGacag GTTTGTCCTCCTGGCTTCAGGACTTGGTCTGGGCAGCAGTCACGCTGATAGCATGCTGGGGCTACAGTTGCTGGTCGACATGGTGACTGGGCAGCTTGGTGAGCTTGGGGAGCAGAGCGGTGCTGCTACAATATTCAGGGTCCTGCTGGCTGGAAACCTCCTCAGTTCAAATACCCAGGACAAGGATTCATCTACAAAG GCAAAGTACCTGACCAAGAAGACTCAGGCTGGCAGCGTGGATGCCATTCGTCTCCTGGATGAACTGCTGTTTCAGCTTGTG GCCTCGGTTCCAGTGGACGTGATGCCTGGAGAGTTTGATCCCACAAACTTCACCCTCCCACAGCAGCCCCTCCACCGCTGCATGTTCCCTCTGTCCTCTTCGTACCCAACGCTTCATCTCGCCTCAAATCCATATCAGGCTGACATTGATGGAGTGAG GTTCCTGGGTACATCAGGCCGGAACGTGTGTGACATTCAGAGGTACAGTAGCATGGAGAATCACCTGGAGATACTGGAGGAAACGTTACGCCTTCGACACCTTGCCCCGACAGCTCCAGATACTCTGA GTTGTTACCCGTTTTACCAGAAAGACCCCTTCATCTTAGAAGAGTGTCCCCATGTTTACTTCAGTGGCAACGCAGCGACATTTGGGTCGAAGGTCATAAAAG GTCCTGACGGTCAGGAAGTGCTTCTGGTTTCTGTCCCTGACTTCAGCAGCACCCAAACAGCTTGTCTGGTTAATTTACGCACTCTGGATTGTGAGCCGGTCAGTTTCTCAGCATTCTCCACAGACCAAGACGAGGACAGTGAGATGAACATCAGCCACTGA
- the LOC114469448 gene encoding oocyte zinc finger protein XlCOF22-like isoform X1 encodes MEQLKTPSPLSLTSNPADNWHSWQQSFQRYIAASGEKDEKVKIDILLHTIGEDALEVFNTLTVAAEGDELTMEDVLQAFRDHYSPQRTVVFERVQYWSHQMTAGTSVNTFITELRQKSKDCEFGIIENDMLRDKLVLSITDAHLKKRLLQERCLTLYRAIEICRATEQPTVTDCVFSERKNVEQLLPERLHIKEEPEMLSAGQEQKQLCVQQETNSAACPVKCKDEEEQPQASQLHWRQLTGINMKEEPSTCSLNELMTSVEMNSEGPEAAQNPDPSSLVLQGPDGTKTDSSQTKDSKDYEDEDLWRKPLSESEAEADFDSTGKKRKMSYASKNSEMGCKASKTQMSSFQHICSKKFEVKMTCECVDGKKASLKCDVCRKSFNVQSKFKRHMRIHTGEKPFECDVCRKCFTQESTLKRHMIIHTGEKPFECDVCRKSFSRQANLKSHMRIHTIEKPFECEVCRKCFTQESILKGHMRIHTGEKPFDCDVCRKSFNVQSKFKRHMRIHTGEKPFECDVCGKCFSQQANLRSHMGIHTVEKPFECEVCRTCFTEESILKGHMRIHTGEKPFECDVCGKCFSKQANLRSHMRIHIVEKPFECDVCRKSFIQESTLKRHMRIHTGEKPFKCDVCGKSFNDQSNLKRHMRIHTGEK; translated from the coding sequence atggaGCAGCTCAAAACACCGTCACCACTATCTCTCACCAGTAACCCTGCTGATAACTGGCACAGCTGGCAACAAAGCTTTCAGAGGTATATAGCGGCCTCAGGGGAGAAAGATGaaaaagtaaagattgacattttACTCCACACCATCGGCGAGGATGCACTGGAAGTGTTCAACACGCTGACGGTTGCAGCGGAGGGAGATGAGCTGACAATGGAGGATGTTCTTCAAGCCTTTAGAGATCACTACAGTCCACAGAGAACTGTTGTCTTTGAACGAGTTCAATATTGGTCCCATCAGATGACAGCAGGGACATCAGTAAACACGTTCATAACTGAGCTGCGACAGAAAAGCAAAGACTGTGAGTTTGGAATAATTGAGAATGACATGCTCAGAGATAAGCTTGTGTTAAGCATCACAGACGCGCACCTAAAAAAGAGACTGTTACAGGAAAGATGTCTAACTTTATACAGAGCAATAGAAATATGCAGAGCAACAGAACAGCCGACAGTcactgattgtgttttcagtgagaggaagaacgtggagcagctgctcccagagcgtctccacataaaggaggaaccagagatgCTCAGTGCAGGTCAGGAGCAAAAGcagctttgtgtgcagcaggagacaaacagtgctgcttgtcctgttaaatgtaaagatgaagaggagcagcctcaggcctcccagctacactggagacaactaaCAGGGATCAACATGaaggaggaaccttcaaccTGCAGTTTAAATGAGTTAATGACAAGTGTGGAGATGAACAGCGAAGGACCAGAAGCAGCACAGAACCCAGATCCAAGCAGTTTAGTACtacaaggtcctgatggaacaAAAACTGACTCGTCTCAGACTAAAGATAGCAAGGATTATGAAGATGAAGACCTTTGGCGGAAACCTCTTTCAGAGTCTGAAGCTGAAGCTGACTTTGATTCCACCgggaaaaagagaaagatgtcTTACGCCAGTAAAAATTCTGAAATGGGATGTAAAGCTTCCAAAACACAGATGagttcatttcaacacatttgttCAAAGAAGTTTGAGGTAAAAATGACGTGTGAATGTGTGGATGGTAAGAAAGCATCactcaaatgtgatgtttgtaggaaatCTTTTAACGTTCAGTCCAAATTTAAgcgacacatgagaatccacactggagagaaaccctttgaatgtgatgtttgtaggaaatgttttactCAAGAGTCAACTCTTAAGCGACACATGATAatccacactggagagaaaccctttgaatgtgatgtttgtaggaaatCTTTTTCTCGACAGGCTAACCTTAaatcacacatgagaatccacactaTAGAGAAACCCTTTGAATGTGAAgtttgtaggaaatgttttactCAAGAGTCAATTCTTAAGggacacatgagaatccacacaggagagaaaccctttgattgtgatgtttgtaggaaatCTTTCAACGTTCAGTCCAAATTTAAgcgacacatgagaatccacactggagagaaaccctttgagTGTGATGTTTGTGGGAAATGTTTTTCTCAACAGGCTAACCTTAGGTCACACATGGGAATCCACACTGTAGAAAAACCCTTTGAATGTGAGGTTTGTAGGACATGTTTTACTGAAGAGTCGATTCTTAAGGGACACATGAGGatccacactggagagaaaccctttgaatgtgatgtttgtgggaAATGTTTTTCTAAACAGGCTAACCTTAggtcacacatgagaatccacattgtagagaaaccctttgaatgtgatgtttgtaggaaaAGTTTTATTCAAGAGTCAACTCTTAAgcgacacatgagaatccacactggagagaaaccctttaAGTGTGACGTTTGTGGGAAATCTTTTAACGATCAGTCCAATCTTAAgcgacacatgagaatccacacaggagaaaaataa
- the LOC114469448 gene encoding zinc finger protein 420-like isoform X2, whose product MEQLKTPSPLSLTSNPADNWHSWQQSFQRYIAASGEKDEKVKIDILLHTIGEDALEVFNTLTVAAEGDELTMEDVLQAFRDHYSPQRTVVFERVQYWSHQMTAGTSVNTFITELRQKSKDCEFGIIENDMLRDKLVLSITDAHLKKRLLQERCLTLYRAIEICRATEQPTVTDCVFSERKNVEQLLPERLHIKEEPEMLSAGQEQKQLCVQQETNSAACPVKCKDEEEQPQASQLHWRQLTGINMKEEPSTCSLNELMTSVEMNSEGPEAAQNPDPSSLVLQGPDGTKTDSSQTKDSKDYEDEDLWRKPLSESEAEADFDSTGKKRKMSYASKNSEMGCKASKTQMSSFQHICSKKFEVKMTCECVDGKKASLKCDVCRKSFNVQSKFKRHMRIHTGEKPFECDVCRKCFTQESTLKRHMIIHTGEKPFECDVCRKSFSRQANLKSHMRIHTIEKPFECEVCRKCFTQESILKGHMRIHTGEKPFDCDVCRKSFNVQSKFKRHMRIHTGEKPFECDVCGKCFSQQANLRSHMRIHIVEKPFECDVCRKSFIQESTLKRHMRIHTGEKPFKCDVCGKSFNDQSNLKRHMRIHTGEK is encoded by the exons atggaGCAGCTCAAAACACCGTCACCACTATCTCTCACCAGTAACCCTGCTGATAACTGGCACAGCTGGCAACAAAGCTTTCAGAGGTATATAGCGGCCTCAGGGGAGAAAGATGaaaaagtaaagattgacattttACTCCACACCATCGGCGAGGATGCACTGGAAGTGTTCAACACGCTGACGGTTGCAGCGGAGGGAGATGAGCTGACAATGGAGGATGTTCTTCAAGCCTTTAGAGATCACTACAGTCCACAGAGAACTGTTGTCTTTGAACGAGTTCAATATTGGTCCCATCAGATGACAGCAGGGACATCAGTAAACACGTTCATAACTGAGCTGCGACAGAAAAGCAAAGACTGTGAGTTTGGAATAATTGAGAATGACATGCTCAGAGATAAGCTTGTGTTAAGCATCACAGACGCGCACCTAAAAAAGAGACTGTTACAGGAAAGATGTCTAACTTTATACAGAGCAATAGAAATATGCAGAGCAACAGAACAGCCGACAGTcactgattgtgttttcagtgagaggaagaacgtggagcagctgctcccagagcgtctccacataaaggaggaaccagagatgCTCAGTGCAGGTCAGGAGCAAAAGcagctttgtgtgcagcaggagacaaacagtgctgcttgtcctgttaaatgtaaagatgaagaggagcagcctcaggcctcccagctacactggagacaactaaCAGGGATCAACATGaaggaggaaccttcaaccTGCAGTTTAAATGAGTTAATGACAAGTGTGGAGATGAACAGCGAAGGACCAGAAGCAGCACAGAACCCAGATCCAAGCAGTTTAGTACtacaaggtcctgatggaacaAAAACTGACTCGTCTCAGACTAAAGATAGCAAGGATTATGAAGATGAAGACCTTTGGCGGAAACCTCTTTCAGAGTCTGAAGCTGAAGCTGACTTTGATTCCACCgggaaaaagagaaagatgtcTTACGCCAGTAAAAATTCTGAAATGGGATGTAAAGCTTCCAAAACACAGATGagttcatttcaacacatttgttCAAAGAAGTTTGAGGTAAAAATGACGTGTGAATGTGTGGATGGTAAGAAAGCATCactcaaatgtgatgtttgtaggaaatCTTTTAACGTTCAGTCCAAATTTAAgcgacacatgagaatccacactggagagaaaccctttgaatgtgatgtttgtaggaaatgttttactCAAGAGTCAACTCTTAAGCGACACATGATAatccacactggagagaaaccctttgaatgtgatgtttgtaggaaatCTTTTTCTCGACAGGCTAACCTTAaatcacacatgagaatccacactaTAGAGAAACCCTTTGAATGTGAAgtttgtaggaaatgttttactCAAGAGTCAATTCTTAAGggacacatgagaatccacacaggagagaaaccctttgattgtgatgtttgtaggaaatCTTTCAACGTTCAGTCCAAATTTAAgcgacacatgagaatccacactggagagaaaccctttgagTGTGATGTTTGTGGGAAATGTTTTTCTCAACAGGCTAACCTTAG gtcacacatgagaatccacattgtagagaaaccctttgaatgtgatgtttgtaggaaaAGTTTTATTCAAGAGTCAACTCTTAAgcgacacatgagaatccacactggagagaaaccctttaAGTGTGACGTTTGTGGGAAATCTTTTAACGATCAGTCCAATCTTAAgcgacacatgagaatccacacaggagaaaaataa
- the ccdc157 gene encoding coiled-coil domain-containing protein 157 — translation MSHLLGRRDCISGLRKDLVDIQATVLDVISRTGPVCQSSWKFPDKLSCNLDILALLEQYDYVEKEETNNQLSHSVLLELIIDRLLLLLQSFDVYVEQLRCNHRQQQKWQKGCRSAGLVVRSYWDNLVQFAKNKESSTSSSTDFDRPQLNTWSSTSSVNKTCSSTPNNNTTPCYPIIGSRSVGSQTIKSSLTPCDACHQVQSVLSKIGDALVDLLQSEGLPSSLLPLLEVVKDTVGVGQMTAADVAQWAYEELRDMRRLEKHLQDVRGTVQPLQERVTVAETELEKLRSQVERQKKGLKKEIEKHQTRNVQLDVKLRKAERALKETEQTLKEEQQRLTKETLFWGESSLKLKEKITSQQNDLQALESERNMLQEKVKTLQMKDEASCKLQERVQQLEVQVFDSQRLLDMESVKYKSACRHQESMQAKQKSLLERVDALDEECEDLQKRLEKQEEKEVNLNKQLHEFSEEKERLQVLLNQEKALCLENQKEKKTLETNRDELRKTVTDLEEYVQVLMERERLLLAFSALSPQAQAESLGSDCATEEPMPAPGPAQACTAPRYNTVYTAPPTREGAINRPSRATPPVTDRQAGVPEHPRPGTATQHQFRQHSTLPHGGHPQSHTRRHQHSPKDSGPQATSPTLPEATQRHTKLRPVPMQTARLPAPRGPTQRPAPGLPQPRLTRIQSQSTQASWQSNHHPPLKDSKRKSAKGRGVGTRRDKTGH, via the exons ATGAGTCATTTATTAGGACGGCGGGACTGCATTTCGGGTCTCAGGAAAGACCTGGTCGACATTCAGGCCACGGTTCTGGACGTGATCTCTCGAACTGGGCCCGTCTGCCAATCTTCCTGGAAGTTCCCCGATAAGTTGTCATGTAACCTGGATATCCTGGCATTGCTAGAGCAATATGACTATGTGGAGAAAGAGGAGACAAATAACCAACTTTCACATAGTGTTTTACTGGAGCTAATCATTGACAG GCTGCTTCTCCTTCTGCAAAGCTTTGATGTTTATGTGGAGCAGCTAAGGTGCAACCACAGGCAGCaacaaaagtggcaaaaaggaTGCCGGTCAGCTGGTCTTGTTGTCAGAAGTTATTGGGATAACTTAGTCCAGTTTGCCAAAAATAAG GAGAGCTCAACCAGTTCATCAACAGACTTTGACAGACCTCAATTAAACACCTGGTCTTCAACAAGTTCAGTCAACAAAACTTGCTCCTCAACCCCTAACAACAACACCACCCCATGCTATCCCATCATTGGCAGCCGCAGTGTTGGAAGCCAGACAATCAAATCATCCCTCACTCCCTGTGATGCATGTCATCAAGTGCAGTCTGTTTTGAGTAAGATAGGCGATGCTTTGGTGGATCTCTTACAAAGTGAAGGTCTGCCCTCGTCTTTGCTGCCGCTCCTGGAAGTTGTAAAGGATACCGTGGGGGTGGGCCAAATGACAGCTGCTGATGTTGCACAGTGGGCCTATGAAGAGCTCAGGGATATGCGCCGACTGGAAAAACACCTCCAGGATGTGCGAGGCACGGTGCAGCCTCTGCAAGAGCGAGTGACTGTAGCGGAGACAGAGCTGGAGAAATTGAGGTCGCAGGTGGAACGGCAaaagaaagggttaaaaaaagaaattgaaaaacacCAAACACGCAACGTCCAGTTAGACGTCAAACTGAGGAAAGCAGAGAGGGCCCTAAAAGAAACCGAGCAAACACTAAAAGAGGAACAACAGCGGCTTACAAAAG AGACGTTGTTCTGGGGGGAGAGTAGTTTGAAACTAAAGGAGAAAATCACATCGCAGCAAAATGATTTACAAGCACTTG AAAGTGAAAGGAATAtgctgcaggagaaagtaaaaacattacaaatgaAGGACGAAGCCTCGTGTAAACTCCAAGAGAGGGTTCAACAATTAGAGGTCCAAGTATTTGACAGTCAACGCCTTCTTGATATGGAAAGTGTCAAATACAAAAGCGCATGTCGTCATCAAGAG TCAATGCAGGCAAAGCaaaaatctttgttggagaGAGTTGATGCTCTCGATGAGGAGTGTGAAGACCTACAGAAACGTTTAGAAAAGCAAGAGGAGAAGGAAGTCAACTTAAACAAGCAGCTGCACGAGTTTTCAGAAGAGAAGGAAAGGCTGCAGGTTCTACTCAACCAAGAAAAG gCCTTGTGCTTGGAGaaccaaaaagagaaaaagacttTAGAAACAAACAGAGATGAGCTGAGAAAAACTGTGACCGACTTGGAGGAGTATGTGCAAGTTTTAATGGAGAGGGAGCGACTGTTGCTGGCTTTCTCAGCGCTCTCCCCTCAAGCTCAGGCAGAATCACTGG GGAGCGACTGCGCAACAGAGGaacccatgcccgcaccaggacCAGCACAGGCCTGCACTGCCCCACGATACAACACCGTCTACACCGCCCCCCCAACGAGAGAAGGTGCCATCAACCGCCCAAGTAGAGCCACCCCGCCAGTCACAGACCGACAAGCAGGCGTACCCGAGCACCCCCGACCGGGCACCGCTACCCAACACCAATTCCGGCAGCACAGTACCCTCCCCCACGGAGGCCACCCCCAATCACACACACGCCGACACCAGCACAGCCCCAAGGACAGCGgaccccaggccaccagccccacccTGCCCGAGGCAACGCAGCGTCACACCAAATTGCGGCCAGTTCCCATGCAGACGGCAAGATTGCCCGCCCCAAGAGGTCCCACTCAAAGACCTGCCCCTGGATTACCCCAGCCCCGCCTGACACGAATCCAAAGCCAAAGCACCCAGGCAAGCTGGCAGAGCAACCACCACCCACCCCTCAAAGACAGCAAGCGCAAGAGCGCAAAAGGAAGAGGGGTTGGGACAAGACGGGACAAGACGGGACACTGA
- the LOC114469459 gene encoding non-POU domain-containing octamer-binding protein has translation MQGNRGSHNNHGPSRPGEQRKPGGTNTNGEQPEHCEGSSINEALTLDLQSFRKPGEKTFTQRSRLFVGNLPPGITEDELEKLFAKYGKANEIFINKDRGFGFIRLETRIIAEIARAELDDTPFRGRPIRVRFATHGAALSVKNLPEFVSNELLEEAFAAFGQIERAVVIVDDRGRPTGKGVVEFTSKPAARKALDKCGDGSYLLTAFPRPITVEPMDQFDEDEGLPEKLINKNQQYHKEREQPPRFAQPGSFEYEYAMRWKALMEMEKQQFEMVDRNMKEAQEKLEAEMEAARHEHQVMLMRQDLLRRQEELRRMEELHSQEVQKRKQAELRQEEERRRREEEMRMRSEEMMKRQQEGFRGNFPENREQDMRMHMGAMAMNRNSLGATSGAAGAAGLSAESTALMPGSGNNNNMPGGGQGGFPRGLPGTGDYGPNKQRRF, from the coding sequence ATGCAAGGAAACAGAGGCTCCCACAACAACCATGGACCCAGCCGCCCGGGAGAGCAGAGAAAGCCCGGAGGTACGAACACGAACGGAGAGCAGCCGGAGCACTGCGAGGGCAGCAGCATAAACGAGGCCCTAACCCTGGACCTGCAGAGCTTCAGGAAGCCCGGGGAGAAGACTTTCACCCAGCGGAGTCGCTTGTTTGTGGGGAACCTTCCTCCCGGTATTACCGAGGATGAGTTGGAGAAGTTGTTCGCCAAATACGGAAAGGCTAACGAGATCTTCATCAACAAGGACAGAGGCTTCGGTTTCATCCGACTGGAGACCAGGATCATCGCAGAGATCGCCCGGGCTGAGCTGGATGACACCCCGTTCAGAGGTAGACCTATCCGGGTGCGGTTTGCCACGCACGGTGCGGCCCTCAGTGTGAAAAATCTGCCTGAATTCGTGTCCAACGAGCTCCTGGAGGAGGCCTTCGCAGCCTTTGGTCAGATAGAGAGAGCCGTGGTGATCGTGGATGACCGTGGGAGGCCCACTGGGAAGGGGGTGGTGGAGTTCACCTCCAAACCTGCTGCTCGCAAGGCACTGGACAAATGTGGTGATGGTTCCTATCTCCTCACAGCTTTCCCACGCCCTATCACAGTCGAGCCAATGGATCAGTTCGATGAAGACGAGGGCCTCCCAGAGAAGTTGATCAACAAGAACCAGCAGTATCACAAAGAACGTGAGCAGCCTCCTCGCTTTGCCCAGCCGGGTTCCTTTGAATACGAGTACGCCATGCGCTGGAAGGCCCTGATGGAGATGGAGAAGCAGCAGTTTGAAATGGTGGACCGCAACATGAAGGAGGCCCAGGAGAAGCTGGAGGCTGAGATGGAGGCGGCCAGACACGAGCATCAGGTGATGCTGATGAGGCAGGACCTGCTGAGGAGGCAGGAGGAGCTGCGGAGGATGGAGGAGCTGCACAGCCAGGAGGTGCAGAAGAGGAAACAGGCCGAGCTGCGTCAGGAGGAGGAACGCCGTAGGAGAGAGGAGGAGATGAGGATGCGCAGTGAGGAGATGATGAAGAGGCAGCAGGAAGGCTTCAGAGGCAACTTCCCCgagaacagggagcaagacatGAGGATGCACATGGGTGCCATGGCCATGAATAGAAACTCTCTGGGTGCCACCTCTggtgctgctggtgctgctggtCTGAGTGCTGAGAGTACAGCCCTGATGCCTGGCTcagggaacaacaacaacatgccTGGAGGAGGCCAGGGGGGCTTCCCCAGAGGCCTGCCTGGTACCGGAGACTATGGACCTAACAAGCAACGCAGATTTTAA